In a genomic window of Ipomoea triloba cultivar NCNSP0323 chromosome 3, ASM357664v1:
- the LOC116013557 gene encoding protein STRICTOSIDINE SYNTHASE-LIKE 6-like, whose amino-acid sequence MSRHLWTFASFLVPVILGVIIVYQLDSFDPVPYPAGELTQGSPAVAPKRNARMHQGSEKIGVGRLSGPEDLAYDPKTGVIYTGCADGWVKRVTVNELSPADSAVEDWVNTGGRPLGLAHGLHGEVIVADAEIGLLNVTSDGKVQLVTDEADGVKFKLTDAVDVAEDGMLYFTDASWKYRMEDFIWDFLEGRPHGRLLSYDPHTKQTKVLVNGLFFANGVAVNPDQSFVIFCETIMRRCKKYYLKGEKKGSMEVFIENLPGMPDNIRYDGEGLFWIGIGMEYTYAFELIQRYPLLRKILGVMEKYGVRPNLEKNGGIFVVDMEGNPVAHYHEHDFTLVSTGIKIGDYMYCGFVKYGFILGLNLTQNPAVASE is encoded by the exons ATGAGTCGTCATCTGTGGACCTTTGCTTCTTTTCTGGTGCCTGTGATTTTAGGAGTCATCATCGTATACCAGCTCGACTCGTTCGACCCGGTCCCGTACCCCGCTGGCGAGTTGACTCAGGGGAGCCCGGCGGTGGCCCCCAAGCGTAACGCCCGCATGCACCAAGGTTCCGAGAAGATAGGAGTTGGTCGGCTGTCGGGGCCGGAGGATCTAGCTTACGACCCCAAGACGGGTGTGATATACACCGGGTGTGCGGACGGGTGGGTCAAGCGAGTCACCGTGAACGAGTTGTCGCCTGCTGACTCGGCTGTGGAGGACTGGGTTAACACCGGTGGCAGGCCGCTCGGACTCGCTCATGGACTTCACGGTGAAGTCATCGTAGCCGATGCTGAAATA ggATTACTAAATGTAACGTCTGACGGCAAAGTGCAGCTGGTGACGGACGAGGCGGATGGCGTAAAGTTCAAATTGACGGATGCCGTAGACGTTGCAGAGGATGGTATGTTGTATTTCACAGATGCATCCTGGAAATACAGAATGGAGGATTTTATTTGGGATTTTTTGGAAGGAAGACCCCATGGCAGACTTTTAAGCTATGATCCACACACTAAACAGACCAAAGTGTTGGTCAATGGTTTGTTCTTTGCTAATGGTGTTGCTGTCAATCCAGACCAGAGCTTTGTCATTTTTTGTGAAACTATAAT GAGGAGGTGTAAAAAGTACTACCTCAAGGGTGAAAAGAAGGGATCTATGGAAGTTTTTATTGAGAATTTGCCAGGGATGCCAGACAATATTCGTTACGATGGTGAAGGCTTGTTTTGGATTGGAATAGGCATG gaATACACATACGCCTTTGAGCTTATACAGAGGTACCCATTATTGAGGAAGATTTTGGGAGTGATGGAAAAGTATGGAGTGAGGCCAAACTTGGAGAAGAACGGAGGGATTTTCGTTGTTGATATGGAAGGTAACCCAGTTGCTCACTATCATGAACATGATTTTACACTTGTCTCAACTGGAATCAAGATTGGCGATTATATGTATTGTGGTTTTGTAAAGTATGGTTTCATACTTGGCCTCAATCTTACTCAAAACCCTGCAGTTGCAAGTGAATAA